From Bacteroidota bacterium, the proteins below share one genomic window:
- a CDS encoding VacB/RNase II family 3'-5' exoribonuclease, whose amino-acid sequence MARTKHRKYTDTDRSGSLEDRLMALFKSHAGELFKTNEISKMIGVRSDDDSYQELRETLRILEQKGIISRGSRRRFGIPLSLPAKASGVLKIERNGHGIVKPDPNSGVGSKIFINKNELRGARTGDRVMVKIHTDRGTERPTGAIIDIVETRQIPAPKHRAEITRGIDQVERQTRRAIKEAPPKPVPGAERITRFTRERKEPTFQEMMERLAAESGLPGEFPKDVMQEVAKHAETVSKDDLVGRLDLRKKTIFTIDPEDAKDFDDAVSLEENDDWTLTLGVHIADVSHFVREGTALDSEALERGTSVYLAGGVIPMLPEALSNELCSLKPGVDRLTFSVLMTVDPLTGKVKHAEFQKSVIRSVMRFSYEEAEQRITTRKGKYAKLLKQMRELSELMYAQRRKDGSIDFETEEVRFKFDDERNPIEAYKKERLGSMRMIEEFMLAANRAVAQYIALKAREGHEKPFLYRIHADPDTEKIREIARLAKSMGYSFDPSDITPKTIQKFLDSIKGKPEEHLLNNMMLRAMAKAVYAEHNVGHFGLAFMHYTHFTSPIRRYPDLIIHRMLHEYILRMDAKREHHYYQILPDIADHTSAMERRATEAERDSAKIAGLFVMRSEVGNDFDGTITGVQHYGFFVGLANGAEGLVHIRELKGFYIFDESQVALVPQKGLNKMLPHQRRAKVRSTKSFHIGDAVRVKLIRVNFEKRGLDFILAEE is encoded by the coding sequence ATGGCACGTACGAAACACCGGAAGTATACCGACACCGACCGATCCGGCTCCCTTGAAGACAGGCTGATGGCCTTGTTCAAGAGCCATGCCGGCGAGCTCTTTAAGACCAACGAGATCTCCAAGATGATCGGCGTTCGTTCGGACGACGATTCATACCAGGAGCTTCGCGAGACCCTTCGCATCCTCGAACAGAAGGGTATAATTTCTCGCGGCAGCAGACGCCGCTTTGGGATTCCATTGTCATTGCCAGCCAAAGCCAGCGGCGTGCTGAAGATCGAGCGAAACGGTCATGGCATCGTCAAACCCGATCCGAACTCCGGCGTCGGTTCTAAGATCTTCATCAATAAGAACGAGCTTCGCGGTGCCCGCACCGGCGACCGTGTCATGGTTAAGATCCATACCGATCGTGGCACCGAACGTCCGACCGGCGCGATTATCGATATTGTCGAGACTCGCCAAATCCCCGCACCGAAGCACCGGGCCGAGATCACACGCGGGATCGATCAAGTCGAACGTCAGACTCGCAGAGCCATCAAAGAAGCTCCGCCGAAGCCCGTTCCCGGCGCAGAACGTATCACCCGATTCACGCGCGAACGCAAGGAGCCAACCTTCCAGGAAATGATGGAGCGGCTCGCGGCCGAGTCCGGACTGCCGGGCGAATTTCCGAAGGACGTCATGCAGGAGGTGGCGAAGCATGCCGAGACTGTCAGCAAGGATGATCTCGTCGGCCGTCTCGACCTCCGAAAGAAAACGATCTTCACCATCGACCCCGAAGACGCCAAAGATTTCGACGACGCCGTTTCCCTCGAGGAGAACGACGACTGGACCCTGACCCTTGGCGTGCACATCGCCGACGTCAGCCACTTCGTCCGCGAAGGCACTGCACTCGATAGCGAAGCCTTGGAGCGCGGCACGTCCGTCTACCTTGCAGGCGGCGTCATCCCGATGCTTCCCGAGGCGCTTTCCAATGAACTGTGCTCCCTCAAGCCGGGCGTCGATCGACTGACCTTCTCCGTCCTGATGACCGTCGACCCCCTGACCGGCAAAGTCAAGCATGCCGAATTTCAGAAGTCCGTCATCCGAAGCGTCATGCGCTTCAGCTATGAAGAGGCCGAGCAACGCATCACCACCCGCAAGGGCAAGTACGCGAAGCTCCTGAAGCAGATGCGCGAACTCTCCGAGCTGATGTACGCTCAGCGCCGCAAGGACGGCTCCATCGACTTCGAGACCGAAGAGGTCCGCTTCAAGTTCGACGACGAACGCAATCCGATCGAGGCCTACAAGAAGGAGCGCCTCGGTTCGATGCGCATGATCGAAGAATTCATGCTGGCCGCGAACCGTGCCGTGGCGCAGTACATCGCCCTCAAGGCCCGCGAGGGCCACGAGAAGCCATTCCTCTACCGCATTCACGCCGACCCCGATACCGAGAAGATCCGCGAGATCGCCCGACTTGCAAAGTCGATGGGTTACTCGTTCGATCCGTCGGACATCACGCCCAAGACCATCCAGAAATTCCTCGACAGCATCAAAGGCAAACCCGAGGAGCATCTGCTCAACAACATGATGCTGCGGGCCATGGCGAAGGCCGTTTATGCCGAGCATAACGTCGGCCACTTCGGACTGGCGTTCATGCACTACACGCACTTCACGTCGCCGATCCGACGTTATCCCGATCTGATCATTCATCGGATGCTTCACGAATACATCCTTCGCATGGATGCGAAGCGCGAGCATCACTACTATCAGATCCTGCCCGACATCGCCGATCATACCAGCGCCATGGAGCGCCGCGCTACCGAAGCCGAACGCGACTCCGCAAAGATCGCCGGACTCTTCGTCATGCGCTCCGAAGTCGGCAACGACTTCGACGGCACGATCACGGGCGTTCAGCACTACGGCTTCTTCGTCGGACTCGCCAACGGTGCCGAAGGCCTCGTGCATATCCGCGAGCTCAAGGGCTTCTATATCTTCGACGAGTCGCAAGTCGCCCTCGTCCCGCAAAAGGGGCTCAACAAAATGCTCCCCCACCAGCGCCGCGCGAAAGTCCGCTCGACAAAATCTTTCCACATCGGCGACGCCGTCCGAGTCAAACTCATCCGCGTCAATTTCGAAAAGCGCGGACTGGATTTCATCCTCGCAGAAGAATGA
- the nusB gene encoding transcription antitermination factor NusB: MSTYTSSQGDEAPIPRIETDEVFENDPERDKHLARRRIARERVMQAIYAHVINERDTDEIFFEMVSSDPLLAEQGIEFARQLMRAYNQHKNELNEIISRHLAHWDVSRVALVDRILIQIGILEFKYFPEVPPKATINELIEIAKDFSTEESGKFINGILHAIKEDLTKSGDMKKEGRGLLEQSL; this comes from the coding sequence ATGTCTACGTATACATCGTCGCAAGGCGACGAAGCACCAATTCCGCGGATCGAAACCGACGAGGTATTCGAGAACGACCCGGAGCGTGATAAGCACCTCGCGCGCCGACGCATCGCACGCGAACGTGTGATGCAGGCGATCTATGCGCACGTCATCAACGAACGCGATACCGACGAGATATTCTTCGAAATGGTCTCGAGCGATCCGTTGCTTGCCGAACAAGGGATCGAGTTTGCACGTCAACTCATGCGTGCGTACAACCAGCATAAGAACGAGCTCAACGAGATCATCTCGCGACATCTGGCGCACTGGGATGTCTCGCGTGTCGCACTTGTTGACCGAATCCTTATCCAGATCGGCATCCTCGAGTTCAAGTATTTTCCCGAAGTCCCGCCGAAGGCGACGATCAACGAACTCATCGAGATCGCAAAGGATTTTTCTACCGAAGAAAGCGGCAAGTTCATTAACGGTATCTTGCACGCGATCAAAGAAGACCTCACCAAGAGCGGCGACATGAAGAAGGAAGGTCGCGGCCTGCTCGAACAGAGTTTGTGA
- a CDS encoding 2-oxoisovalerate dehydrogenase: protein MNEIIFLVEEDEVDGGLNARALGEAIFTFGKDKVELLKNIREAVDVHFDEGTAPKIIRLHYVHEEVYES from the coding sequence ATGAACGAGATCATTTTTCTGGTTGAGGAAGATGAAGTCGACGGCGGTCTGAATGCCCGCGCACTCGGTGAGGCGATCTTTACCTTTGGCAAGGACAAAGTCGAACTTCTGAAGAATATTCGCGAAGCAGTGGATGTCCACTTTGACGAAGGGACGGCTCCGAAGATCATCAGGCTTCATTACGTTCACGAAGAGGTCTATGAGTCCTAA
- the recG gene encoding ATP-dependent DNA helicase RecG codes for MDSTEKHTATEKEYPLQWIKGVGPKRAEALAEAGIESLEELIEFFPRRYIDARTVIRLADAPGYLWQSVTVRGTVMRVQSFNYRKPNRTQITITDDTGVLHFVYFTFADWIAKQYKPGDEVVAIGYIGVYRGEPQIVHPEFIEKVSESEELAAGRMLPVYPNLQAFKKGKIFQQHLRKMFAEVLATPDFKRLTTEVLPAELLAKYHLPERTHAMREMHAPDSPELLDAARMRLIYEELFFLQLRFAVERSKAAAIAARGIVFDTTPLQRVLNDSKNTKSHDSLIERVVEKLPFKLTGAQRRVLGEIATDMQKAERRVAMHRLVQGDVGSGKTIVALLAMLVAIENGYQSALMAPTEVLAKQHFQSISTLFAGSKINVSLLVGGQSKKQRSEVLRELAEGSTNIVIGTHALLEDTVTFDNLGLIVADEQHKFGVAQRKALMEKYKDAPPDVLIMTATPIPRTLAMTLYQDLDVSTIDELPAGRKQIMTRIVMPSEQRSLFKHIREVVARGEQVYIVYPQLEKSETRDVKTAVKAHEVFRDKLFPDLGVGLIHGKLKSDEKQAVMADFRERKLDILVATSVIEVGIDVANATLMVIGNAERFGLAQLHQLRGRVGRGGKASECILVPSEKLEPKADESVASDEIADRTEAMERLRVMERTTNGFEIAKADLALRGPGDFLGTQQSGTIKLRLADIVRDEAILAQAAEDAAALIAADPQLRSKEHLATRQELLRLYRQQESYLEVG; via the coding sequence TTGGATAGCACCGAAAAACATACCGCTACCGAAAAGGAGTATCCGCTGCAGTGGATCAAAGGCGTCGGCCCGAAGCGAGCCGAAGCGCTGGCCGAAGCAGGGATCGAGTCGCTTGAAGAGCTCATTGAGTTCTTCCCGCGCCGTTACATCGATGCGCGAACGGTGATCCGACTTGCCGATGCGCCGGGCTATTTGTGGCAATCGGTAACGGTCCGTGGCACGGTGATGCGGGTGCAGAGCTTCAACTACCGCAAGCCGAACCGAACGCAGATCACCATCACCGACGATACGGGTGTTCTGCATTTTGTCTACTTCACCTTCGCCGATTGGATCGCGAAACAGTACAAGCCTGGTGACGAAGTCGTTGCGATCGGCTACATCGGCGTGTACCGAGGCGAGCCGCAGATCGTGCATCCCGAGTTCATCGAGAAAGTAAGCGAATCGGAAGAACTTGCGGCAGGCCGGATGCTGCCTGTGTATCCGAATCTGCAAGCCTTCAAGAAGGGGAAGATCTTCCAGCAGCATCTACGAAAGATGTTCGCGGAGGTCCTTGCCACACCGGACTTCAAGCGCTTGACCACCGAGGTACTGCCGGCCGAACTACTCGCAAAGTATCACCTGCCGGAGCGAACACACGCGATGCGTGAGATGCATGCACCCGATTCTCCGGAGCTGCTCGACGCAGCACGGATGCGGCTGATCTATGAAGAGCTGTTCTTCTTGCAACTTCGCTTTGCGGTCGAGCGAAGCAAGGCTGCAGCCATCGCCGCACGGGGTATCGTGTTCGATACGACTCCGCTGCAGCGCGTACTTAATGATTCAAAGAACACGAAGTCCCACGATTCGCTCATTGAGCGGGTGGTCGAGAAGCTGCCATTCAAGCTCACCGGAGCACAACGTCGCGTACTTGGTGAGATCGCAACGGATATGCAGAAGGCGGAGCGCCGCGTGGCAATGCACCGGCTGGTGCAGGGTGATGTCGGCAGCGGTAAGACGATCGTCGCGCTCTTGGCTATGCTCGTTGCCATCGAGAACGGTTATCAAAGTGCTCTCATGGCGCCGACGGAAGTCCTGGCCAAACAGCATTTTCAGTCGATTAGCACATTGTTTGCCGGTTCGAAGATCAATGTCTCGCTACTTGTCGGCGGGCAGTCGAAGAAGCAACGGTCGGAAGTACTTAGAGAACTCGCCGAAGGTTCGACGAACATCGTGATCGGTACGCATGCACTGCTCGAGGATACTGTAACGTTCGACAACCTCGGACTCATCGTCGCCGACGAACAGCACAAGTTCGGCGTCGCGCAGCGTAAGGCGCTGATGGAGAAGTATAAGGATGCTCCGCCGGATGTGCTGATCATGACCGCGACGCCGATCCCGAGAACGTTGGCGATGACATTGTATCAAGACCTTGACGTCAGTACTATCGACGAACTGCCGGCCGGCCGTAAGCAGATCATGACTCGCATCGTGATGCCGTCAGAGCAACGAAGCCTCTTCAAGCATATTCGCGAAGTGGTAGCACGCGGTGAGCAGGTGTACATCGTGTATCCCCAGCTTGAGAAAAGTGAGACACGAGATGTCAAAACGGCCGTGAAGGCGCACGAGGTCTTTCGCGATAAGCTCTTCCCGGATCTCGGAGTCGGTCTGATTCACGGCAAACTCAAGAGCGACGAGAAACAGGCCGTGATGGCAGACTTCCGCGAAAGGAAGCTCGATATACTAGTCGCGACGAGTGTCATCGAGGTCGGCATCGATGTTGCGAACGCGACACTGATGGTCATCGGCAACGCCGAACGGTTCGGGTTGGCGCAGCTGCATCAGCTTCGCGGCCGTGTCGGTCGCGGCGGCAAGGCATCGGAGTGTATCCTGGTGCCGAGCGAAAAACTTGAGCCGAAAGCCGATGAATCCGTTGCGAGCGATGAGATTGCCGATCGCACCGAAGCGATGGAGCGGCTTCGTGTGATGGAACGCACGACGAACGGCTTTGAGATCGCGAAGGCGGATCTGGCATTGCGCGGGCCCGGCGACTTCCTCGGGACACAGCAATCGGGTACCATCAAACTTCGCCTTGCCGATATCGTCAGAGACGAAGCAATTCTGGCGCAAGCCGCCGAGGACGCGGCGGCGCTGATCGCAGCCGACCCGCAACTACGAAGCAAAGAACATCTCGCAACTCGCCAGGAACTGCTACGGCTGTACCGACAGCAGGAGAGCTATCTCGAAGTCGGCTGA
- a CDS encoding type II toxin-antitoxin system HicA family toxin, whose translation MSPKTPRGVSGKALIKGLALLGYQPVRQRGSHARLRTEQSGEHFVTIPIHDSIPVGTLNSILREVADHFQISKEELLQRLFPV comes from the coding sequence ATGAGTCCTAAGACTCCGCGAGGCGTCTCCGGCAAAGCACTGATCAAAGGCCTTGCCCTCCTCGGTTACCAACCGGTACGACAGCGTGGCAGCCATGCACGGTTGCGAACGGAGCAAAGCGGAGAGCATTTCGTGACTATCCCGATCCATGACTCAATACCAGTCGGCACCCTCAATTCGATCCTTCGGGAAGTAGCCGATCATTTTCAGATCTCAAAGGAAGAACTGCTGCAACGGTTGTTTCCGGTGTGA
- a CDS encoding sigma-70 family RNA polymerase sigma factor, with product MSLRDEYAGLSDQELVDRFRSGEQRVSFTMLVERYQKRIYFAARKMVNGNHDEADEIAQETFVKAYEALGSFRGESQFYTWIYRIMMNAVIYRQRKRKAHTMVEIDDVASELVSDDASPHDGIERQEITSLIEAAIATLPPKQREVFLMRFYDEMPYEDIASILGTSVGGLKANYFHAAKKVTEYVQRAGELSVATTATKGRA from the coding sequence ATGAGCTTACGAGACGAATACGCAGGCCTGAGCGATCAGGAGTTGGTGGACCGATTCCGATCGGGCGAACAGCGCGTGAGCTTCACGATGCTCGTCGAACGCTACCAAAAGCGTATCTACTTCGCGGCGCGAAAGATGGTCAACGGCAATCATGACGAAGCCGATGAGATCGCGCAGGAGACGTTCGTCAAAGCGTACGAAGCGCTCGGCAGCTTCCGCGGCGAGTCGCAGTTCTACACCTGGATCTACCGCATCATGATGAATGCGGTGATCTACCGCCAGCGCAAGCGCAAGGCGCATACGATGGTGGAGATCGACGATGTAGCCTCGGAACTCGTATCGGATGATGCCTCACCGCACGATGGCATCGAACGTCAGGAGATAACGTCGCTCATCGAAGCAGCCATCGCAACGCTGCCGCCGAAGCAGCGAGAAGTGTTTTTGATGCGCTTCTATGACGAGATGCCCTACGAGGACATTGCGTCGATCCTCGGCACCAGTGTCGGCGGTCTGAAAGCCAACTACTTTCACGCCGCCAAGAAAGTAACGGAGTACGTCCAGCGCGCAGGTGAACTGAGCGTCGCGACGACTGCAACGAAAGGACGAGCATGA
- the rlmB gene encoding 23S rRNA (guanosine(2251)-2'-O)-methyltransferase RlmB has translation MELKKKVKRPSDEFMPQYVAGRRAALEMLKDDERRTKIEKVYIAHGVQGPQIGEILHFLRVNKVPFSELDRRKFGELERNVANGVDSQGVLVLLGGVIYWELDDLVTVEQEKGRVVLVALDGIEDPHNIGAIIRSAEALGANGVLIPKRGAALSPAVYKTSAGAALHLPIVKVNNLAETITLLKEDHHFLCLGLAGDGEKEIGQLDTSGNVLLVIGNEEKGMHRLVKERCDDVVKIPLRGKTESLNASVASALAVYQVLSKSV, from the coding sequence GTGGAGCTAAAGAAAAAGGTAAAGCGACCAAGCGACGAGTTCATGCCACAATATGTGGCAGGCCGCCGCGCTGCGCTCGAAATGCTCAAAGACGACGAGCGCCGCACGAAGATCGAGAAAGTGTACATCGCGCACGGTGTGCAAGGTCCGCAGATCGGCGAGATACTACACTTCCTCCGAGTGAACAAAGTCCCGTTCTCCGAACTCGATCGCCGCAAGTTCGGCGAGTTGGAGCGCAACGTCGCCAACGGTGTCGATTCGCAAGGCGTGCTCGTCCTGCTCGGCGGTGTGATCTATTGGGAGCTTGATGATCTCGTGACGGTCGAACAAGAGAAGGGCAGAGTCGTGCTCGTCGCGCTCGATGGTATTGAGGACCCGCATAACATCGGTGCCATCATCCGCTCGGCCGAAGCCCTCGGCGCGAACGGCGTGCTCATCCCGAAACGCGGCGCAGCGCTTTCGCCGGCCGTGTACAAGACGAGCGCTGGTGCCGCATTGCATTTGCCCATAGTCAAAGTCAATAATCTTGCCGAGACCATCACACTCCTCAAAGAAGATCATCACTTCCTCTGCCTCGGCCTCGCGGGCGACGGCGAGAAAGAGATCGGCCAGCTCGACACGAGCGGCAACGTCCTGCTCGTGATCGGCAACGAAGAAAAAGGCATGCACCGCCTCGTCAAAGAGCGCTGCGACGACGTCGTGAAGATCCCCCTGCGCGGCAAAACCGAATCCCTCAACGCCAGCGTCGCCTCGGCGCTCGCGGTGTATCAGGTGCTCTCAAAATCGGTGTAG
- a CDS encoding cysteine desulfurase, which translates to MIYFDNSATTRLDDRVRSAMEPYLGPKFGNASSIHALGREARVALETARSEVARCVGADPAEIVFTSGGTESDNHAVCGSVFAAHLGGRSFADLSVLTSPLEHQAILSAVEFVGRLGVRTHLTGVTHDGLAVVDNIPTDLTLTSVMHVNNEVGSVNDIRSIVASIRVASPTALIHTDAVQALGKLRFDVHELGVDLMTLSAHKIHGPKGIGALYIRRGVQIEPLVHGGSQERNRRGGTEAVALAVGFAEAARLAHDEFDDRTSHIRALRSQLLDGLRAMPEVVLNSPDDDRCVPTIVNLTLRDDLLRRLEPETLIVRLDLDGIAVSNGAACTSGSLQPSHVLRAMGRSEEVATKSIRLSLSKDNTPSDIEAFIRSLKAIVHSA; encoded by the coding sequence ATGATCTACTTCGATAATAGCGCAACGACCCGCCTCGATGACCGGGTCCGCTCCGCGATGGAGCCGTATCTCGGACCGAAGTTCGGGAATGCGTCGAGCATTCACGCCTTGGGCCGCGAAGCCCGCGTGGCGCTTGAGACAGCCCGCTCGGAAGTTGCCCGCTGCGTCGGTGCCGATCCCGCCGAGATCGTCTTCACTTCCGGCGGTACCGAGTCCGACAATCATGCCGTTTGTGGTTCGGTCTTCGCAGCGCATCTCGGCGGCCGCTCGTTCGCAGATCTGTCGGTGCTGACTTCGCCGCTCGAGCATCAGGCCATACTGAGCGCGGTTGAGTTCGTCGGTCGCCTCGGTGTCCGAACGCATTTGACTGGTGTGACGCATGATGGTCTTGCGGTCGTTGACAACATTCCGACCGATCTGACACTCACCTCCGTGATGCACGTGAACAACGAGGTCGGCTCGGTCAATGATATCAGAAGTATCGTTGCCTCTATCAGAGTCGCATCGCCTACCGCATTGATACATACCGACGCAGTTCAAGCGCTGGGTAAACTTCGCTTCGATGTCCATGAACTCGGCGTCGATCTGATGACGCTTTCAGCACATAAAATCCATGGTCCGAAAGGTATCGGTGCACTCTATATTCGCCGTGGCGTTCAGATCGAGCCCCTTGTTCACGGCGGCTCGCAGGAACGTAACCGTCGCGGCGGCACCGAAGCCGTGGCACTTGCTGTGGGCTTTGCAGAGGCCGCGCGGCTTGCGCATGATGAGTTTGATGATCGTACTTCCCATATTCGCGCGCTGCGTTCACAGCTTCTTGACGGACTCCGAGCAATGCCCGAAGTCGTCTTGAACTCCCCGGATGACGATCGCTGCGTACCAACCATTGTGAATCTGACACTTCGAGACGACCTCCTGCGTCGTCTCGAGCCGGAGACACTGATCGTTCGGCTCGATCTCGACGGCATCGCTGTCTCGAACGGTGCAGCATGCACGTCAGGCTCGTTGCAACCGTCCCATGTTCTGCGCGCGATGGGTCGAAGCGAAGAAGTAGCGACCAAGTCGATTCGGTTGTCGCTCTCGAAAGACAACACGCCGTCGGATATCGAAGCGTTCATTCGTTCACTGAAAGCCATCGTTCATAGCGCATGA
- a CDS encoding LOG family protein: MKKLVTIFGPSECQQGDPIYDRAYSLGSLLGDAGFAVVTGGYDGVMEAASKGAHDAGGGTVGVTANVYLNRGRIANEFVKKELRVSSAVDRLMELISLADAYVACGLSPGTLVEVATVWDYFIKGFIEHRPLVLLGAEWRLFYDSLALQPGYIGKLGHVTIVDTPQQALDIIHAALGPQEKLPDLTIIEN, translated from the coding sequence ATGAAGAAATTAGTGACGATATTCGGACCGAGCGAATGCCAGCAGGGCGATCCGATCTACGATCGTGCTTACTCCCTCGGTTCGCTCCTCGGCGATGCAGGCTTCGCAGTTGTTACTGGTGGCTACGACGGCGTTATGGAAGCTGCGTCGAAAGGCGCACACGATGCGGGCGGCGGGACGGTCGGCGTCACCGCGAACGTCTACTTAAACCGAGGCCGCATCGCCAACGAGTTCGTGAAGAAAGAGCTTCGTGTGTCGAGCGCCGTGGACCGGTTGATGGAGCTTATTTCGCTTGCCGATGCATACGTTGCATGCGGGCTCTCGCCCGGGACGCTGGTCGAAGTTGCGACCGTCTGGGACTATTTCATCAAAGGCTTTATAGAGCATAGACCACTCGTCCTTCTCGGTGCAGAGTGGCGGCTGTTCTATGATTCGCTTGCCTTGCAGCCCGGATACATCGGCAAACTCGGCCATGTGACCATCGTCGATACTCCGCAGCAGGCGCTGGATATCATCCATGCTGCGCTCGGCCCACAAGAGAAGCTGCCCGATCTGACGATCATAGAGAACTGA
- a CDS encoding MFS transporter: MKKSVVASWSMFDFANSSFAIIMSTFVFPQFYTGVIVNNEHKDLYWGLTLSFSMLLVALLAPGLGAIADSSGAKKKFLFAFTLVSVLGTAAAYWLGAGMVFVGSIVFILANAGFEGGTVFYDAFLPQIAKPEEVGRVSGIGFAVGYAGSLAALAATVPFLVKEMYKETFLVTAAMFMLFSLPMFLFVPEGGSGSGRISLRAIGDGLREVRKTLGNIRKHKALARFLLAFFIYNDAILTVIGFAGIYAKDTLHFSMQDLIILYAMVQTVAIFGSLVFGYITDRIGPQKTIIITLVIWLGVVLGAYLSSDAATFYIVAIFAGISLGSSQSASRSMMALLTPIEHTAEFFGFYDGFAGKASAVIGPLIFGALSTGFGQRNAIISLALFFAAGLLLIRTVKPQPTSR, encoded by the coding sequence ATGAAGAAATCCGTCGTTGCCTCGTGGAGCATGTTCGATTTTGCGAATTCATCGTTCGCGATCATCATGTCCACCTTCGTCTTCCCCCAGTTCTATACCGGCGTGATCGTTAACAATGAGCACAAAGACCTCTACTGGGGTCTGACGCTGTCGTTCTCGATGCTGCTGGTAGCGCTGCTAGCACCCGGTCTCGGTGCGATCGCAGATTCATCCGGGGCGAAGAAAAAATTTCTATTCGCATTTACCCTTGTGAGCGTACTCGGCACTGCCGCAGCGTATTGGCTTGGAGCAGGCATGGTGTTCGTCGGTTCGATTGTGTTCATCCTCGCCAACGCCGGCTTCGAAGGCGGCACGGTGTTCTATGATGCCTTTCTACCGCAGATCGCAAAGCCCGAAGAGGTTGGCCGCGTTTCGGGTATCGGCTTCGCTGTCGGGTATGCCGGTTCGCTTGCAGCACTCGCCGCGACCGTGCCGTTCCTCGTGAAGGAAATGTATAAAGAGACATTCCTTGTCACCGCGGCAATGTTCATGCTCTTCTCGCTGCCGATGTTCCTCTTCGTCCCTGAAGGCGGCAGCGGTTCAGGTCGGATCAGCCTCCGAGCCATCGGCGACGGATTGCGCGAAGTCCGCAAGACGCTCGGCAATATCCGAAAGCACAAAGCGCTTGCGAGGTTTCTGCTTGCGTTCTTCATATACAATGATGCCATCCTGACGGTCATCGGATTTGCAGGTATCTATGCAAAGGACACGCTGCACTTCTCGATGCAGGACCTGATCATTTTGTATGCAATGGTGCAGACCGTTGCAATATTCGGTTCGCTCGTGTTTGGTTACATCACCGACCGCATCGGACCGCAAAAGACGATCATTATTACACTCGTAATCTGGCTTGGAGTTGTACTCGGTGCTTATCTTTCGAGCGATGCGGCAACGTTTTATATCGTCGCGATTTTCGCCGGTATCTCGCTCGGCTCGAGCCAGTCGGCTTCGCGTTCGATGATGGCGCTACTCACGCCGATCGAGCATACCGCTGAGTTCTTCGGTTTCTACGATGGCTTTGCCGGCAAGGCCAGTGCCGTGATCGGCCCGCTTATCTTCGGAGCGCTTTCGACCGGTTTCGGTCAGCGCAATGCGATCATCTCACTGGCGTTGTTCTTCGCCGCAGGGTTGCTGTTAATAAGAACCGTGAAGCCTCAGCCGACTTCGAGATAG
- a CDS encoding transglutaminase family protein: MKTEPEITSLLSLLDDPDTIVSAAVEARLRERGVGAMVPLLVFATTSGDELARSRANAIAAELNEEILAEEFKQLRTKIEEHRRGALEDGVFLIARYGYPMLDTEHYRSELDALAGMLHDRLKGLHSTMDVLTETNQFFFKTRGFAGNHTQFLDPDNSYINQVLDRRLGIPISLAVVYLLVAAHRLGLPFSGVSTPGHFLLRYDGLASEPIFVDAYNGGVLLREDDIKRFLQKSGLPFYETFLRPASTRTILMRMLRNLVVLFEEAGNTRAKAAFERFNAVLLGNPVATSTEEFDEEE, from the coding sequence ATGAAGACAGAACCGGAGATCACCTCACTGTTGTCGCTTCTCGACGATCCGGATACGATCGTCTCTGCAGCTGTCGAGGCTCGCTTGCGTGAGCGCGGCGTGGGTGCGATGGTCCCCTTGCTCGTCTTTGCGACAACCTCCGGCGACGAGCTCGCTCGGTCGCGCGCCAACGCCATCGCTGCCGAACTCAACGAAGAGATTCTGGCCGAGGAATTCAAGCAACTGCGAACGAAGATCGAAGAGCACCGCCGCGGCGCGCTCGAGGACGGCGTGTTCCTCATTGCTCGCTACGGCTATCCGATGCTCGACACCGAGCATTACCGCTCCGAACTCGATGCACTCGCCGGCATGCTGCACGACCGCCTCAAAGGTCTGCACTCGACGATGGACGTGCTCACCGAGACGAATCAGTTCTTCTTCAAGACGCGCGGCTTCGCGGGCAACCACACACAATTTCTCGATCCCGATAACAGCTATATCAACCAAGTGCTCGACCGCAGGCTCGGCATCCCGATCTCGCTTGCAGTCGTGTATCTTCTGGTAGCAGCACATCGGCTCGGTCTGCCGTTCAGCGGCGTGAGCACGCCTGGACACTTCCTGCTTCGCTACGACGGCCTCGCATCGGAGCCGATCTTCGTCGATGCATATAACGGGGGTGTGCTGCTACGCGAAGACGACATCAAACGCTTCTTGCAAAAATCGGGACTTCCGTTCTACGAGACATTCCTGCGCCCTGCTTCGACGCGCACGATCTTGATGCGCATGCTTCGCAATCTCGTCGTCCTCTTCGAAGAAGCCGGCAACACCAGAGCCAAAGCCGCCTTCGAACGCTTCAACGCCGTCCTCCTCGGCAACCCCGTTGCCACCAGCACCGAAGAGTTCGATGAAGAGGAGTAG